A single region of the Halorussus gelatinilyticus genome encodes:
- a CDS encoding DUF58 domain-containing protein translates to MKSIRRTNRWRGISGVALLAGALGVLFSRPLVLLSGVVGVAFAAYARTAGTPEPALDVTRTVSDGEPLPGDEVQVRLTVENVGGSMLADVRVVDGVPDALPVVSGSARLGTALRPGKSATLTYAVEAERGDHEFDPATAIVRDFSGAIEVEQEVETETKLRCVPKLGTTVDVPLRAQTTQYTGRVTTDAGGSGVEFHATREYRPGDPLSRVDWNRLARTGEVTTIDFREERAASVVVLVDTREKAYLSRDAESRNAVQYGVDAAGKVVTKLLDAGDRVGLASLGPESCWLAPGAGHDHQARARSLLATHPAFAPTPGDGMFYPTTRLKQIRKRLPASTQVVFVTPLCDDFGPDVARRLDAEGHLVTVVSPDPTATDTAGQRFARTQRKHRVSKLRQAGIRVVDWDVDEQLGVALARMARVTGGVA, encoded by the coding sequence GTGAAGTCGATTCGTCGAACCAATCGCTGGCGCGGCATCAGCGGCGTCGCCCTGCTGGCCGGCGCGCTCGGCGTCCTGTTCAGTCGGCCGCTGGTCCTGCTGTCGGGCGTCGTCGGCGTCGCGTTCGCGGCCTACGCCCGGACCGCGGGCACGCCCGAACCGGCCCTCGACGTGACGCGGACCGTCAGCGACGGGGAACCCCTGCCGGGCGACGAGGTGCAGGTGCGACTCACCGTCGAGAACGTCGGCGGTTCGATGCTCGCGGACGTCCGGGTCGTGGACGGCGTGCCCGACGCGCTACCGGTCGTCTCCGGCTCCGCGAGACTCGGGACCGCGCTCCGGCCCGGCAAGTCGGCGACGCTGACCTACGCGGTCGAGGCCGAGCGCGGCGACCACGAGTTCGACCCCGCGACCGCAATCGTCCGGGACTTCAGCGGTGCCATCGAGGTCGAACAGGAGGTCGAGACCGAGACCAAACTCCGGTGCGTCCCGAAGCTGGGAACCACCGTGGACGTGCCGCTGCGCGCCCAGACCACACAGTACACCGGCCGGGTCACGACCGACGCGGGCGGGTCGGGCGTCGAGTTCCACGCGACCCGCGAGTACCGGCCGGGCGACCCGCTCTCGCGGGTGGACTGGAACCGCCTCGCGCGGACGGGCGAGGTCACGACCATCGACTTCCGCGAGGAGCGCGCCGCGAGCGTGGTCGTCCTCGTGGACACCCGCGAGAAGGCGTATCTGTCTCGGGACGCCGAGTCGCGCAACGCGGTCCAGTACGGCGTGGACGCCGCGGGGAAGGTCGTCACGAAGCTCCTGGACGCGGGCGACCGCGTGGGACTGGCCTCGCTCGGTCCCGAGTCGTGCTGGCTCGCGCCCGGCGCGGGCCACGACCATCAGGCCCGCGCTCGGAGCCTGCTCGCGACCCATCCCGCGTTCGCGCCGACGCCCGGCGACGGGATGTTCTACCCGACGACGCGGCTCAAGCAGATTCGCAAGCGCCTGCCCGCCTCGACGCAGGTCGTGTTCGTCACGCCGCTCTGTGACGACTTCGGGCCGGATGTCGCCCGCAGGCTCGACGCCGAGGGCCACCTCGTGACCGTCGTCAGCCCGGACCCGACCGCGACCGACACCGCGGGCCAGCGGTTCGCCCGGACCCAGCGCAAGCATCGCGTCTCGAAGCTCCGGCAGGCCGGCATCCGCGTCGTGGACTGGGACGTAGACGAGCAGTTGGGCGTCGCGTTGGCTCGGATGGCGAGAGTGACAGGAGGTGTCGCTTGA
- a CDS encoding DUF7519 family protein produces MTREIDRSPARLSSALAVSAAALAAGTSALTTSTALALGVAGFVVVALGVVRGSRRAITLGATALLVGALVGGLFSGAPYFLLPGVIATVLAWDFGEQAINVGEQLGREADTTQLEVTHAAGSTVVGVGAGALGYGIYLVSSGGQPVPALVFLLLAAVVLTSALRN; encoded by the coding sequence GTGACCCGCGAAATCGACCGGTCGCCCGCGCGCCTCTCGTCGGCGCTGGCGGTCAGCGCGGCCGCGCTCGCGGCGGGCACCAGCGCGCTCACGACCAGCACGGCCCTCGCGCTCGGCGTCGCCGGATTCGTCGTCGTCGCGCTCGGCGTCGTCCGCGGGTCTCGGCGGGCCATCACGCTCGGTGCGACCGCACTGCTCGTCGGCGCGCTGGTCGGCGGCTTGTTCTCCGGCGCGCCGTACTTCCTCCTGCCGGGGGTCATCGCCACGGTGTTGGCGTGGGACTTCGGCGAGCAGGCCATCAACGTCGGCGAGCAGTTAGGTCGTGAGGCCGACACGACCCAACTGGAAGTGACCCACGCCGCGGGGAGTACGGTCGTCGGCGTCGGTGCCGGCGCGCTGGGCTACGGCATCTATCTGGTCTCCTCTGGCGGTCAGCCGGTGCCCGCGCTCGTGTTCCTCCTGCTGGCCGCGGTGGTCCTCACGTCGGCGCTCCGGAACTGA